One stretch of Aeromicrobium fastidiosum DNA includes these proteins:
- a CDS encoding calcium-binding protein — translation MRTRTRSAAALALAGLGLSTVAVMGLASPASAAAPECRGVAATIVGTAGEDEIEGTPGRDVIVGLSGNDEIDGNGGNDLICAGSGRDDVDGGSGNDRIDGGSGSDDLDGSAGSDRIWGRDGNDDLTGGSGNDRLWGGNGRDTLEGERGTDRLSGGAGKDRVYQGSEPDRDDNDDD, via the coding sequence ATGCGCACTCGCACCCGTTCCGCCGCCGCCCTGGCCCTCGCGGGGCTCGGCCTCAGCACCGTGGCCGTCATGGGCCTCGCGAGCCCTGCCTCCGCCGCTGCCCCGGAGTGCCGCGGCGTCGCCGCGACGATCGTCGGCACTGCCGGCGAGGACGAGATCGAGGGCACGCCCGGCCGCGACGTCATCGTCGGCCTGTCCGGCAACGACGAGATCGACGGCAACGGCGGCAACGACCTGATCTGCGCCGGCAGCGGTCGCGACGACGTCGACGGCGGATCCGGCAACGACCGCATCGACGGCGGATCCGGCAGCGACGACCTCGACGGCTCGGCGGGCAGCGACCGCATCTGGGGCCGTGACGGCAACGACGACCTGACCGGCGGCTCGGGCAACGACCGCCTGTGGGGCGGCAACGGCCGCGACACGCTCGAGGGCGAGCGCGGCACCGACCGGCTCTCCGGCGGTGCCGGCAAGGATCGCGTCTACCAGGGCAGCGAGCCCGACCGCGACGACAACGACGACGACTGA